The Kosakonia sacchari SP1 genome includes a window with the following:
- the wzb gene encoding low molecular weight protein-tyrosine-phosphatase Wzb → MFNKILVVCVGNICRSPTAERLLKKYQPALTVDSAGLGALVGRSADANAVSVAADNQLSLEGHCARQITGKMCREYDLILVMEKRHIARLCEIAPEMRGKVMLFGHWDNEREIPDPYRKSREAFEAIYTLLDQSARHWAQALQAQQG, encoded by the coding sequence ATGTTCAACAAAATTCTGGTGGTATGCGTGGGGAACATTTGCCGTTCCCCCACGGCAGAACGGCTGCTGAAAAAATACCAGCCCGCTTTAACGGTGGACTCAGCCGGGCTGGGCGCGCTGGTTGGACGTAGCGCGGACGCCAACGCCGTGAGTGTGGCGGCGGATAATCAACTCTCTCTGGAAGGGCATTGCGCGCGACAAATTACCGGAAAAATGTGCCGCGAATACGACCTGATTCTGGTGATGGAAAAACGTCATATTGCCCGCCTGTGCGAGATTGCCCCGGAAATGCGTGGAAAGGTCATGTTATTTGGCCACTGGGATAACGAGCGGGAGATCCCCGACCCGTATCGCAAAAGTCGTGAAGCTTTTGAAGCTATTTACACCTTACTTGACCAGTCTGCCCGCCATTGGGCGCAGGCATTGCAAGCTCAGCAGGGATAA
- the wzc gene encoding tyrosine-protein kinase Wzc, with the protein MTEKTHHSHSAAPAVGNDEIDIGRLLGTIIEARWWVLGITSVFALIAVVYCLFATPIYSADALVQIEQNTGSSLVQDLNSALSNKPPASDAEIQLIQSRLVLGKTVDDLDLDISVVKNTFPLFGAGWDRLMGRQNETVKVTTFTLPKGMNEQTFTLKVLSPKQYLLSSDGGFEARGEVGQQLSKQGVTMMVSAIQASNDSEFTVTKYSTLGMINNLQSNLTVAENGKDTGVLSLTYTGEDRDQIRAILDSITRNYLEQNIERKSEEAAKSLIFLDKQLPEVRKNLDIAEEKLNTYRQRKDSVDLPLEAKSVLDSMVNIDAQLNELTFREAEISKLYTKVHPAYRTLLEKRKALEDEKSKLNDRITAMPETQQEIVRLTRDVESGQQVYMQLLNKQQELRITQASTVGDVRIVDPAIAQPGVLKPKKALIILGSIILGLIVSVVGVLLRSLFNRGIESPQVLEEQGISVYASIPLSEWQKARDSVKTIKGVKRYKQSQLLAVGNPTDLAIEAVRSLRTSLHFAMMQANNNVLMMTGVSPSIGKTFVCANLAAVISQTNKRVLLIDCDMRKGYTHELLGTDNVNGLSEVLAGKGTIESCAKPTSISNFDLVPRGQVPPNPSELLMSERFSQLVKWASTHYDLVLIDTPPILAVTDAAVVGRHAGTTLMVARYAVNTLKEIQTSLSRFEQNGIQVKGVILNSIFRRATGYQDYGYYEYEYKSDSK; encoded by the coding sequence ATGACAGAGAAAACACACCATTCGCATTCTGCTGCCCCGGCGGTGGGCAACGATGAAATCGATATTGGCCGTTTGCTCGGCACAATCATTGAGGCTCGCTGGTGGGTGCTGGGCATCACCTCGGTCTTCGCATTGATTGCTGTGGTCTACTGCCTGTTCGCCACCCCTATTTACAGCGCTGACGCGCTGGTGCAAATCGAGCAGAACACCGGAAGTTCGCTGGTGCAGGATCTGAACAGCGCGCTGTCGAACAAGCCACCGGCATCGGACGCGGAAATCCAGCTTATTCAGTCACGGCTGGTGCTGGGTAAAACCGTTGACGATCTCGATCTGGATATTTCGGTAGTCAAAAACACCTTTCCACTGTTTGGGGCCGGGTGGGATCGCCTGATGGGGCGGCAGAACGAGACGGTGAAAGTCACCACGTTCACGCTGCCAAAAGGCATGAACGAGCAGACTTTCACATTAAAAGTGCTCAGTCCGAAACAGTATCTGTTAAGCAGCGACGGCGGTTTTGAAGCGCGCGGCGAAGTGGGGCAACAGCTCAGCAAGCAAGGCGTCACCATGATGGTGAGTGCCATTCAGGCCTCGAATGACAGCGAATTTACCGTCACCAAATATTCGACGCTGGGCATGATTAATAATCTGCAAAGCAACCTGACGGTGGCCGAAAACGGTAAAGATACGGGCGTACTCAGTCTGACTTATACCGGCGAAGATCGTGATCAGATCCGCGCCATTCTGGACAGCATCACGCGCAACTACCTTGAGCAGAATATTGAGCGCAAATCAGAAGAAGCGGCCAAGAGCTTAATCTTCCTCGATAAGCAACTGCCGGAAGTGCGTAAAAACCTTGATATTGCCGAGGAAAAACTCAACACCTATCGCCAGCGCAAAGACTCTGTGGATCTGCCGCTGGAAGCGAAATCGGTGCTCGATTCGATGGTCAACATCGACGCACAGTTGAACGAACTGACCTTTCGCGAAGCGGAAATCTCCAAGCTCTATACCAAAGTTCACCCGGCTTACCGCACGTTGCTGGAAAAACGTAAAGCGCTGGAAGATGAAAAATCGAAACTGAACGATCGCATCACCGCGATGCCGGAAACGCAGCAGGAGATTGTTCGTCTGACGCGTGATGTCGAATCAGGCCAACAGGTTTATATGCAACTGCTGAACAAACAGCAGGAACTGCGTATCACCCAGGCGAGCACCGTTGGCGATGTACGTATCGTCGACCCGGCCATCGCACAACCGGGCGTACTGAAGCCGAAGAAAGCGCTGATCATTCTTGGCAGCATTATCCTGGGCCTGATTGTTTCGGTGGTCGGTGTGCTGCTGCGCTCGCTGTTTAACCGCGGTATCGAAAGCCCGCAAGTGCTCGAAGAACAGGGCATCAGCGTCTACGCCAGCATTCCGCTGTCGGAGTGGCAAAAAGCGCGCGATAGCGTCAAAACTATCAAAGGGGTTAAACGCTATAAGCAGAGCCAGTTGCTGGCGGTGGGGAACCCGACGGATCTGGCCATCGAAGCGGTGCGCAGCCTGCGTACCAGCCTGCACTTCGCCATGATGCAGGCCAATAACAATGTGTTGATGATGACCGGCGTTAGCCCGTCAATCGGTAAAACCTTTGTCTGCGCCAACCTGGCGGCGGTGATTAGCCAGACCAATAAACGCGTGCTGCTGATCGACTGCGATATGCGCAAAGGCTACACCCATGAACTGCTGGGCACCGACAACGTAAATGGCTTGTCCGAAGTGTTGGCCGGGAAGGGCACTATCGAGAGTTGCGCGAAGCCAACTTCTATCAGCAACTTTGACCTGGTGCCGCGCGGTCAGGTGCCGCCAAACCCATCCGAGCTGCTGATGAGCGAACGCTTTAGTCAGCTGGTGAAATGGGCCAGCACCCACTACGACCTGGTGCTGATCGATACCCCGCCAATTCTTGCGGTAACGGATGCGGCAGTAGTGGGTCGCCATGCGGGCACCACGCTGATGGTGGCGCGTTATGCGGTGAACACGCTCAAAGAGATCCAGACCAGCCTGAGCCGCTTCGAGCAAAACGGTATTCAGGTAAAAGGCGTGATCCTGAACTCGATTTTCCGCCGCGCGACCGGCTACCAGGATTACGGCTACTACGAGTACGAATACAAGTCCGATTCAAAATAA
- the wcaA gene encoding colanic acid biosynthesis glycosyltransferase WcaA, giving the protein MSTTANPLISIYMPTWNRQQLAIRAIKSVLRQDYPHWEMIIVDDCSANFEQLQQYVDELGDPRVSYTRNAFNSGACAVRNQAILQAKGQYITGIDDDDEWTPNRLSVFLAHKHLLNTRAFLYANDYVCQGEVYAQPASLPLYPKSPFSRKLFYKRNIVGNQVFTWGWRFKESLFDTQLKAAQDYDIFLRMVEEYGEPWKIEEATQILHINHGEMQITSSPKKFSGYFHFYRKHKDKFDRASKKYQLFTLYQIRNKRMNWRTLLTLFSLRNGKRLADGLRGK; this is encoded by the coding sequence ATGAGCACAACAGCAAACCCGTTAATTTCAATTTATATGCCAACCTGGAACCGGCAACAGCTGGCGATCCGCGCGATTAAATCGGTGCTGCGCCAGGATTACCCGCACTGGGAAATGATCATTGTTGATGACTGCTCCGCAAACTTCGAACAGTTACAGCAGTATGTTGATGAGCTGGGCGACCCGCGTGTCAGTTACACGCGTAATGCCTTTAACTCCGGTGCTTGCGCGGTGCGTAACCAGGCGATTTTGCAGGCGAAAGGCCAGTACATTACCGGCATTGACGATGACGATGAGTGGACGCCAAACCGTCTGTCCGTTTTTCTGGCGCACAAACATCTACTTAATACCCGCGCTTTTTTGTACGCCAACGATTATGTCTGCCAGGGCGAAGTCTATGCGCAACCGGCGAGCTTGCCGCTGTACCCGAAATCGCCGTTCTCGCGCAAGCTGTTCTACAAGCGCAACATCGTGGGCAACCAGGTTTTCACCTGGGGCTGGCGTTTTAAAGAGAGTTTGTTTGATACCCAACTGAAGGCGGCGCAGGATTACGACATTTTCCTGCGGATGGTTGAGGAGTACGGCGAGCCGTGGAAAATCGAAGAAGCCACGCAGATCCTGCACATTAACCACGGTGAAATGCAGATCACCTCTTCACCGAAGAAGTTTTCCGGCTACTTCCACTTTTATCGTAAACACAAAGACAAATTCGATCGCGCCAGCAAGAAATATCAGCTGTTTACCCTCTACCAAATTCGCAATAAGCGGATGAACTGGCGCACGTTGTTGACGCTGTTTTCCCTGCGTAACGGTAAGCGTCTGGCTGATGGGCTGCGGGGGAAATAA
- the wcaB gene encoding colanic acid biosynthesis acetyltransferase WcaB, which translates to MRLEDFRANHWNLRPCCMVAAYRIAHFCSVWRKKHVINNLWAAPVILLYRFVTECLFGYEIQAAATIGRRFTIHHGYAVVINKYTVAGDDFTIRHGVTIGNRGPDSLACPVIGNNVELGANVVVIGDITIGNNVTIGAGSVVLDSVPDNALVVGEKARVKVIK; encoded by the coding sequence ATGCGTCTGGAAGATTTTCGCGCTAATCACTGGAATTTGCGCCCGTGCTGCATGGTTGCGGCGTACCGCATTGCCCATTTTTGCTCCGTGTGGCGCAAAAAACATGTCATCAACAATCTCTGGGCCGCGCCCGTCATTTTGTTGTACCGCTTTGTCACGGAATGCCTGTTTGGCTATGAAATTCAGGCCGCAGCCACCATTGGTCGCCGCTTTACCATTCATCACGGTTATGCGGTGGTGATCAATAAATATACCGTCGCCGGGGATGATTTCACCATTCGTCATGGTGTCACCATCGGCAACCGTGGGCCTGATAGCCTGGCCTGCCCGGTGATTGGCAACAACGTTGAACTGGGTGCCAACGTAGTGGTGATTGGCGATATCACCATTGGTAATAACGTCACCATTGGCGCGGGGAGCGTGGTGCTCGACAGCGTGCCGGACAACGCGCTGGTGGTTGGCGAAAAAGCGCGCGTGAAGGTGATTAAATGA
- the wcaC gene encoding colanic acid biosynthesis glycosyltransferase WcaC, translating to MNILQFNVRLAEGGAAGVALDLHQRALQQGISSRFIYGYGKGGKKSVSHDNYPQVYKQTPRLTSIANLALFRLFNRDVFGNLNNLYRTVTRTEGPVVLHFHVMHSYWLNLDELVTFCQKVKAHKPDVTFVWTLHDHWSVTGRCAFTDGCEGWKEHCRKCPTLSNYPPVKVDRAHKLVDSKRQLFNDMLALGCQFISPSQHVADAFNSLYGAGRCSIINNGIDVATEAILAELSPVKETQGKPKIAVVAHDLRYDGKTNQQLVRDIMAMDDRVELHTFGKFSPFEGNNVINHGFLTDKRKLMSELNEMDALVFSSRVDNYPLILCEALSIGVPVIATHSDAAREVLQKSGGKTFSEQEVLPLVQCHKADIAQAVFGESLDAFRARSRQAYSGQQMLEEYVSFYQGL from the coding sequence ATGAATATTTTGCAATTTAACGTGCGCCTTGCAGAAGGCGGTGCCGCAGGCGTCGCGCTCGATTTACATCAGCGCGCGCTGCAACAAGGCATTTCATCACGTTTTATTTACGGCTATGGCAAAGGCGGCAAAAAAAGCGTCAGCCACGACAACTATCCGCAGGTCTACAAACAGACACCACGTCTGACTTCCATCGCTAATCTGGCGCTGTTTCGCCTGTTTAACCGCGATGTTTTTGGCAACCTGAATAACCTCTATCGCACTGTGACGCGCACAGAAGGGCCGGTGGTGCTGCACTTTCATGTCATGCACAGCTACTGGCTGAATCTGGATGAACTGGTGACGTTTTGCCAGAAGGTGAAAGCGCACAAACCGGATGTCACTTTTGTCTGGACGCTGCATGACCACTGGAGCGTGACCGGGCGCTGCGCCTTTACCGATGGCTGTGAAGGCTGGAAAGAACATTGTCGCAAATGCCCGACGCTGTCGAACTACCCGCCGGTGAAAGTTGATCGTGCGCATAAGCTGGTCGATAGCAAACGTCAGTTATTCAACGACATGCTGGCGCTCGGCTGCCAGTTTATATCCCCCAGCCAGCATGTGGCGGACGCCTTTAATAGCCTGTATGGTGCCGGGCGTTGCAGCATTATCAATAACGGCATTGATGTAGCGACAGAGGCCATTCTTGCCGAACTGTCGCCGGTGAAAGAGACGCAAGGTAAACCGAAGATTGCGGTGGTGGCGCACGATCTGCGTTACGACGGCAAAACCAACCAACAACTGGTGCGCGACATCATGGCGATGGATGACCGCGTGGAGCTGCATACCTTCGGTAAGTTTTCCCCGTTTGAGGGTAACAATGTCATCAACCACGGTTTTCTGACCGATAAGCGCAAATTGATGAGTGAACTCAACGAGATGGACGCTCTGGTCTTTAGTTCTCGTGTTGATAACTATCCGCTGATTTTGTGCGAAGCATTATCTATCGGTGTACCGGTGATTGCCACCCATAGCGATGCGGCGCGCGAAGTGTTACAGAAATCTGGCGGTAAGACATTCAGCGAGCAGGAAGTGTTGCCGCTGGTGCAGTGCCATAAAGCCGACATTGCCCAGGCGGTATTTGGCGAAAGCCTCGACGCGTTCCGCGCGCGCAGCCGCCAGGCATACAGTGGCCAACAGATGCTGGAGGAGTATGTCTCATTCTATCAAGGTCTGTAG
- the wcaD gene encoding colanic acid polymerase WcaD yields MSHSIKVCSYLLLPLIYLLVNVKLLQLGESFPITIVTFLPVLLLLYVERISVKKLMIALGAGAGLTLFNFIFGKSLDASKYVTSTMLFVYIVIIIGMVWSIRFKTISPHNYRKILRFFYAVVAFVVLLAAMEMAQIILTGGSSLMEGISKYLIYSNSYVLNFIKFGGKRTTALYFEPAFFALALISIWLSIKQFGIKTPKTDAMILAGIVLSGSFSGVMTFILFYLLEWAFQYLNKEAIRKKLPLAIISLAVFIVGVVFAFPYIAERIGDLGTEGSSSYYRIIGPLVMVGYSLTNIDGVVRFGSLYEYVASFGIFNGADVGKTIDNGLYLLIIYFSWFAVLLTGWYLFKVGKMTINAFGNNQNFRVQLYLFTPISLFFTGSIFSPEYAFLIVCPFILRKALNIAAT; encoded by the coding sequence ATGTCTCATTCTATCAAGGTCTGTAGCTACCTCCTGCTGCCGCTCATTTACCTGCTGGTTAACGTCAAACTCCTCCAGTTAGGAGAGAGTTTTCCCATCACTATCGTGACGTTTTTGCCGGTGCTGCTGCTGCTCTATGTTGAGCGCATCAGCGTGAAAAAACTGATGATAGCGCTGGGTGCCGGGGCAGGGTTGACGCTGTTTAACTTCATATTCGGTAAGTCGCTGGACGCCAGTAAATATGTCACCTCGACGATGCTGTTTGTTTATATCGTGATCATCATCGGCATGGTGTGGAGTATCCGCTTCAAAACCATTTCACCGCATAATTACCGCAAGATATTGAGATTTTTCTATGCGGTGGTGGCATTCGTGGTGCTGCTGGCGGCGATGGAAATGGCGCAGATTATCCTCACAGGCGGCAGCAGTTTAATGGAGGGGATTTCGAAATATCTCATCTATAGCAACAGTTACGTGCTGAATTTTATCAAGTTCGGCGGTAAACGTACTACGGCGTTATATTTCGAACCGGCATTCTTCGCTCTGGCGTTAATCTCAATTTGGCTCAGCATCAAACAGTTTGGTATCAAAACGCCGAAGACCGATGCTATGATTTTGGCAGGGATAGTTCTTTCGGGATCGTTCTCAGGGGTAATGACATTTATCCTGTTTTATCTGCTGGAATGGGCTTTCCAGTATCTGAACAAAGAGGCGATCCGTAAAAAGTTACCATTGGCAATTATTTCACTGGCAGTGTTTATTGTTGGCGTTGTATTTGCTTTTCCATATATCGCAGAACGAATCGGCGATTTAGGTACGGAAGGCTCTTCCTCGTATTATCGTATTATCGGTCCGCTGGTGATGGTGGGATATTCACTGACCAATATTGATGGTGTAGTAAGATTTGGCTCACTTTACGAATATGTCGCATCATTCGGAATCTTTAACGGTGCGGACGTCGGGAAAACAATAGACAATGGGTTGTATCTGCTGATCATTTATTTTTCATGGTTCGCGGTATTACTGACCGGATGGTATCTGTTTAAAGTTGGAAAAATGACGATAAATGCCTTTGGCAACAATCAGAATTTTCGCGTTCAACTTTATCTGTTCACTCCGATATCGTTGTTTTTTACGGGGTCTATCTTTAGCCCGGAATATGCGTTTTTAATTGTTTGTCCGTTTATTCTGCGCAAAGCGTTGAATATCGCGGCTACATGA
- the wcaE gene encoding colanic acid biosynthesis glycosyltransferase WcaE, whose protein sequence is MLLSVITVAFRNYEGVMKTWQSLAHLAKAQNIEFEWIVVDGGSQDGTEEFLKNLNGQYNLRYISERDKGIYDAMNKGIDMAAGRFALFLNSGDIFHEEIVDVVRQLDDEQENAMYIGDALLDFGDGTKIRRGAKHGWYIYHSLPASHQAIFFPVNGLKTYPYDLQYKVSSDYALAARMFKAGFPFKRLKGLVSEFSMGGVSTSNNLELCQDARNVQRKILRMPGFWAQLSYMLRLRTTGKTKALYNKA, encoded by the coding sequence ATGCTGCTAAGTGTTATTACTGTCGCGTTTCGTAATTATGAAGGTGTGATGAAAACCTGGCAGTCGCTGGCTCACCTGGCGAAAGCGCAAAATATTGAATTCGAATGGATTGTGGTTGACGGCGGTTCTCAGGATGGTACTGAAGAATTTCTGAAAAACCTCAACGGTCAGTACAATTTACGTTATATCAGCGAACGCGATAAAGGCATCTATGATGCCATGAATAAAGGGATCGATATGGCCGCAGGACGCTTTGCGCTGTTTCTCAATTCCGGCGATATTTTCCATGAAGAAATTGTGGATGTTGTTCGTCAGCTGGACGATGAGCAAGAGAATGCAATGTATATTGGCGATGCGCTACTGGATTTCGGCGATGGTACAAAAATACGTCGTGGCGCAAAACATGGCTGGTATATTTACCACAGCTTACCAGCCAGCCATCAGGCTATATTTTTCCCGGTAAATGGTCTGAAAACTTACCCCTACGATCTGCAATATAAAGTCTCTTCCGATTACGCATTAGCCGCCAGAATGTTTAAAGCGGGATTCCCGTTTAAGCGTTTGAAAGGCCTTGTGTCTGAATTTTCGATGGGCGGCGTATCAACGTCTAATAACCTTGAATTATGTCAGGATGCTCGCAATGTGCAGCGTAAAATATTACGCATGCCGGGCTTCTGGGCACAGTTGTCTTATATGTTGCGTTTACGGACGACCGGCAAAACGAAAGCCTTATATAACAAAGCATAA
- the wcaF gene encoding colanic acid biosynthesis acetyltransferase WcaF, whose amino-acid sequence MQDLKGFSVPKGFRGGNAIKVQLWWAVQATLFAWSPQVLYRWRAFLLRLFGAKVGKGVVIRPSVKITYPWKLTLGDYSWVGDDAVLYTLGDISIGANSVVSQKCYLCTGSHDYMSAHFDINATPIVIGEKCWLATDVFVAPGVSIGDGTVVGARSSVFKSLPANVICRGNPAVVTRERVEKVTP is encoded by the coding sequence ATGCAGGATTTAAAAGGATTCTCCGTGCCGAAAGGCTTTCGGGGCGGCAACGCTATTAAGGTTCAACTGTGGTGGGCGGTTCAGGCGACATTATTCGCCTGGTCCCCGCAGGTGCTGTATCGCTGGCGCGCATTCCTGTTGCGCTTATTTGGCGCAAAGGTTGGAAAAGGCGTGGTTATTCGTCCATCGGTAAAAATTACTTATCCGTGGAAATTAACATTAGGCGATTACAGCTGGGTAGGAGATGACGCAGTGTTATATACGCTGGGTGATATTTCTATCGGTGCGAATTCAGTGGTTTCTCAGAAATGTTATTTGTGCACCGGCAGTCACGATTATATGAGCGCGCATTTTGATATTAACGCGACACCAATCGTGATTGGTGAGAAGTGCTGGCTGGCGACAGATGTGTTTGTCGCGCCGGGCGTCTCCATCGGCGACGGGACGGTAGTCGGTGCGCGCAGCAGTGTTTTTAAATCGCTTCCGGCAAATGTGATTTGCCGTGGCAATCCCGCAGTGGTGACGCGCGAACGCGTTGAAAAGGTAACTCCCTGA